A single window of Brevundimonas vitisensis DNA harbors:
- a CDS encoding recombinase family protein yields MNAFPPPGSLYAVYARYSTDHQTFKSIEDQLTLCRAYAERHGWVEAGAYHDAARSGATMVGRAGLFDMLAAADRQEFSIILIEDLDRLSRSASGAHGMVEEMEALDITVCTVSSGPVTDMEVAFKAAHNARQLKAQAEKTRRGQEGTVKDGRISGQVAYGYRRVVSLDGKNGLREIDPDQAKIVVRIFNDYLSGMTPLDIAKALNAEGIPGPRGGRWKPGAIYGNRDTGVGILRNRLYVGINEWGRTVTKHNRHKGTSIAKVTAKADRLVIEVPHLRILDDEVFQAVQDRLEARRSNPSTFRDKRRPDYLLSGLVRCGVCGRPYSVVSDKLSCIGSAREGTCDNRRRVAREDLEAIVLMGLKERLLRPSLIEPYLEAHRVELDRLNAAQAAQSEAAQARVKELTRQIDNVMAQVLAGRAAGPAADVATRLFYQEVARLETERQAAERQVRAQLRPVPPPMDAETVVKRLNVLLDDLRLALDGKDRDAQSARDQLRALIDKVTITPIEAARPDKRGCGPVRVTVEGPLTALVDLADPNRVIQHSSRPGTILDLAILTFSYYVDYIPEDNRLDEQTYVDLATIARLLDDSDIPVTRRMIVDALAAADGRDPGCPPDYEPGSPHVARALNATRYLAKAGDIRAVRFDPARSGWVWNHIDRSDEAWIQRAMMAPVPAMHLPIPVIRLSAPEAAVVIIGPRQSDGAALPTMGPI; encoded by the coding sequence ATGAACGCCTTCCCGCCGCCGGGCTCGCTCTATGCCGTCTACGCCCGCTATTCGACCGACCATCAGACCTTTAAGTCCATCGAGGACCAGCTCACCCTGTGTCGGGCCTACGCCGAGCGGCACGGATGGGTGGAGGCGGGCGCCTACCACGATGCCGCCCGTAGCGGCGCTACCATGGTCGGCCGGGCAGGACTTTTCGACATGCTGGCCGCGGCTGACCGTCAAGAGTTCTCCATCATCCTGATCGAGGACCTTGACCGCCTCAGTCGAAGCGCGTCCGGCGCCCATGGCATGGTCGAGGAGATGGAGGCCCTCGACATCACCGTCTGCACGGTTTCGTCCGGCCCGGTGACGGACATGGAGGTGGCATTCAAGGCTGCTCATAACGCCCGCCAGCTCAAAGCCCAGGCGGAAAAGACCCGGCGGGGCCAAGAGGGCACGGTTAAGGACGGTCGCATCTCCGGCCAAGTCGCCTACGGCTACCGCAGAGTGGTGTCGCTGGATGGCAAAAACGGTCTGCGTGAAATCGATCCGGATCAGGCCAAAATCGTCGTTCGCATCTTCAACGACTACCTGTCCGGCATGACGCCGCTCGACATCGCCAAGGCGCTGAACGCCGAGGGTATCCCTGGCCCTCGCGGCGGCCGTTGGAAGCCTGGAGCGATCTACGGAAATAGAGACACCGGCGTCGGCATCCTCCGCAACCGGCTCTACGTCGGGATCAATGAGTGGGGCCGTACGGTCACCAAGCACAACCGTCACAAGGGGACGTCCATCGCCAAGGTCACGGCGAAGGCCGACCGCCTGGTCATCGAAGTGCCTCACCTGCGCATCCTCGACGACGAGGTGTTCCAAGCCGTCCAGGACCGGCTGGAGGCCCGTCGCTCCAACCCCTCGACCTTTCGCGACAAGCGCCGTCCCGATTATCTGCTGTCCGGCTTGGTGCGCTGTGGTGTCTGCGGCCGCCCTTACTCGGTGGTCTCCGACAAGCTGAGCTGCATTGGCTCGGCCCGCGAAGGCACCTGCGACAATCGCCGGCGCGTGGCTCGCGAGGATCTGGAGGCGATCGTCCTGATGGGCCTGAAGGAGCGCTTGCTGCGCCCCTCCCTGATCGAACCCTATCTGGAAGCGCACCGGGTCGAGCTGGACAGGCTGAACGCCGCTCAGGCTGCGCAGTCCGAGGCCGCCCAGGCGCGCGTCAAGGAACTGACACGCCAGATCGACAACGTGATGGCCCAAGTCCTCGCGGGCCGAGCGGCGGGCCCTGCCGCCGATGTCGCAACGCGCCTGTTCTACCAAGAGGTCGCGCGGCTGGAGACCGAACGCCAAGCGGCCGAGCGCCAAGTCCGCGCACAACTTCGCCCCGTGCCGCCGCCCATGGACGCCGAGACCGTGGTGAAACGCCTCAACGTGCTGCTGGACGACCTGCGCCTGGCGCTGGACGGAAAGGATCGCGACGCTCAAAGCGCTCGCGACCAGTTGCGGGCCCTGATCGACAAGGTGACGATCACGCCCATCGAAGCCGCCCGCCCGGATAAGCGCGGCTGCGGCCCAGTCAGGGTCACGGTCGAGGGGCCCCTTACCGCACTGGTGGATCTCGCCGATCCAAATCGCGTCATCCAGCATTCTTCACGTCCGGGAACGATACTGGACCTCGCGATCCTGACCTTCAGCTACTACGTTGATTATATTCCGGAAGATAACCGGCTTGACGAGCAGACGTACGTCGATCTGGCTACCATCGCCCGGCTGCTGGACGATTCCGACATTCCGGTCACCCGTCGCATGATCGTCGATGCCCTCGCCGCTGCCGACGGGCGCGACCCGGGTTGCCCGCCGGATTATGAGCCCGGCAGCCCCCACGTCGCCCGCGCCCTGAATGCGACACGCTATCTCGCCAAAGCCGGTGACATTCGCGCGGTCCGCTTCGACCCTGCCCGTAGCGGATGGGTGTGGAACCATATCGACCGATCGGATGAGGCCTGGATCCAGCGAGCAATGATGGCGCCTGTTCCGGCGATGCACCTGCCTATTCCTGTGATCCGCCTTAGCGCTCCGGAAGCCGCCGTCGTCATCATTGGCCCGCGCCAGTCCGACGGCGCGGCGCTGCCGACGATGGGGCCGATCTGA
- a CDS encoding restriction endonuclease, producing the protein MTVQQFKPLDYQRVAAEAVVDCFEGQPRVEGLSYQIDPGRERSAQMALIGETGFRNAAVQLSEAQLLENVRRVQMREHLPPSDKLVSTRAAPINFDVEMETGTGKTYVYIDTMYRLYERYGWSKFIVVVPSVAIREGVFKTFADTEAHFQERYGHKVRRFIYDSGRPEPILAFSDSPGLHCMIINTQAFASEVNAEGKESKTLRMFREMDAFQSRRPIDLIAGNHPILILDEPQRLEGAKTQEALSRFRAPIALRFSATHKTRHNLVHRLDALDAYTRKLVKRINVRGVTVKGLTGVHGYLYMSDIRVSADKPPEARVDIETVLNAGKVKRTARWLKKGDDLHNLSGGLAAYEGHTVADIDAVSRTLSFTNGVVLEEGRVQGQADEAAVRRVQIRETIRAHFERERLLYRRGIKVLSLFFIDEVAKYRRYDDAGAVAGEYARIFEEEYAAAIDELPQLDPTDEAWFAYVKRDDPASVHDGYFSIDKAGRLTDPPVNARGDEKGEAKDVSSYDLILKNKGRLLSLDEPVRFIFSHSALREGWDNPNVFTICTLKQSDHEIGKRQEVGRGLRISVDDFGRRTDGPEVHDINVLTVVASESYEDFAKSLQAELTKALEGRPREASVAYFTGKTILTATGSRELIRDEANALHRWLIRSDFIDERDHITPAWHEAKATDALPPLPESLAADAEGVIALVDTVLDQSALSRMTGTAHGTVTPSLRRANLEKAAFQELWSRINQRAVYFTDFDTDRLVAAATRRLDQDLKVDRQVIIVSGAELKTDIGVEDVRAGKGFQEEKARFQHEQAAVVTNVRYDLVGELAGLTRLTRGTVGRILKGVRQDTFALFSKNPEMFLRGTAELIRREKIALAIETLRYEKTGEAYDVAIFDTDRRDLPVGAVLAAGKHVLDHVAVDSSKERAFAQRLEAADEVVVYAKLPKGFSIPTPGGGYNPDWAIAVETAETRSLYFVAETKGSALKEALRTDEKQRIDSAAAYFRDVADRVTFSQVADYDQLMQLITNG; encoded by the coding sequence ATGACCGTCCAGCAGTTCAAGCCGCTCGACTATCAGCGCGTGGCCGCCGAGGCCGTCGTCGATTGTTTCGAAGGCCAGCCCCGCGTCGAAGGACTGAGTTATCAGATCGACCCGGGACGTGAGCGGTCAGCTCAGATGGCGCTGATCGGCGAGACGGGCTTCCGCAATGCGGCGGTGCAGCTGAGCGAAGCTCAATTGCTGGAGAACGTTCGCCGGGTGCAGATGCGGGAGCATTTGCCGCCTTCGGACAAACTGGTCTCCACCCGAGCAGCGCCGATCAATTTCGATGTTGAGATGGAGACCGGGACCGGCAAGACCTACGTCTACATCGACACCATGTACCGGCTGTACGAGCGCTACGGGTGGTCGAAATTCATTGTCGTCGTGCCGTCGGTCGCCATCCGCGAGGGGGTGTTCAAGACTTTCGCGGACACCGAGGCGCACTTCCAGGAACGCTATGGGCACAAGGTCCGGCGCTTCATCTATGACAGCGGCCGGCCTGAGCCGATCCTGGCCTTTTCGGACAGTCCCGGCCTGCACTGCATGATCATCAACACGCAGGCCTTTGCCTCCGAGGTGAACGCCGAGGGCAAGGAGTCCAAGACGCTGCGGATGTTCCGCGAGATGGACGCCTTTCAATCGCGCCGCCCGATCGACCTGATCGCGGGCAATCACCCCATCCTGATCCTTGACGAACCTCAGCGGCTGGAAGGCGCCAAGACCCAAGAGGCGCTCAGCCGCTTCAGAGCGCCCATCGCCCTGCGCTTCTCCGCCACCCACAAGACGCGCCACAACCTGGTCCACCGCCTAGACGCGCTGGATGCTTACACTCGCAAGCTGGTCAAGCGGATCAACGTCCGCGGCGTCACCGTGAAGGGTCTGACCGGCGTTCACGGCTATCTCTATATGTCCGACATCCGTGTCTCGGCCGACAAGCCGCCCGAGGCGCGCGTCGATATCGAAACCGTCCTCAATGCGGGCAAGGTCAAAAGAACCGCCCGGTGGCTCAAAAAGGGTGACGACCTTCACAACTTGTCGGGGGGGCTGGCCGCCTATGAGGGCCATACCGTTGCCGACATCGATGCAGTGTCCCGTACCCTGAGCTTCACCAACGGCGTGGTGCTAGAGGAAGGCCGGGTTCAGGGGCAGGCCGACGAGGCCGCTGTCCGGCGTGTCCAGATCCGCGAAACCATCCGTGCTCATTTCGAGCGCGAGCGCTTGCTGTACCGGCGCGGGATCAAGGTGCTGTCGCTGTTCTTCATCGACGAGGTGGCCAAGTATCGCCGTTACGATGACGCCGGCGCCGTGGCGGGCGAGTACGCCAGGATTTTCGAAGAGGAATACGCCGCCGCGATCGACGAGCTGCCGCAGCTCGACCCCACTGACGAGGCCTGGTTCGCCTATGTGAAGCGCGACGATCCCGCCAGCGTGCACGATGGCTATTTCTCCATCGATAAAGCGGGACGGCTGACGGACCCACCCGTCAATGCGCGGGGGGACGAAAAGGGCGAGGCCAAGGACGTCTCGTCCTATGACCTGATCCTGAAGAACAAGGGCCGGCTTCTGTCGCTGGATGAGCCGGTGCGGTTCATCTTCTCGCATTCGGCCCTGCGAGAAGGCTGGGACAATCCCAACGTCTTCACCATCTGCACCCTGAAGCAGTCGGACCACGAGATCGGCAAGCGCCAGGAGGTTGGGCGCGGACTGCGCATCAGCGTCGACGACTTCGGCCGCCGCACGGATGGGCCCGAGGTTCACGACATCAACGTGCTCACGGTGGTGGCGTCGGAAAGCTACGAGGATTTCGCCAAGAGCTTGCAGGCGGAACTGACGAAGGCTCTGGAGGGGCGCCCGCGCGAAGCCAGCGTCGCCTACTTTACAGGCAAGACGATCCTGACCGCGACTGGATCTCGTGAGCTTATCCGGGACGAAGCCAATGCCCTGCATCGTTGGCTGATCAGAAGCGACTTCATCGACGAGCGAGACCACATTACTCCGGCGTGGCACGAGGCGAAGGCTACGGACGCCCTGCCGCCGTTGCCCGAGAGTTTGGCGGCGGATGCGGAGGGCGTCATCGCCCTGGTTGACACCGTGTTGGATCAGAGCGCCCTGTCGCGGATGACAGGAACCGCGCATGGGACCGTCACGCCGAGCCTGCGCCGCGCGAACCTTGAGAAAGCGGCGTTTCAGGAGCTGTGGTCGCGGATCAATCAGCGCGCGGTCTACTTCACCGATTTCGACACGGATCGCTTGGTGGCTGCGGCCACGCGTCGCCTCGATCAGGATCTCAAGGTCGATCGTCAGGTGATCATCGTCTCGGGAGCGGAACTCAAGACGGACATCGGCGTCGAAGACGTCCGTGCTGGGAAAGGCTTCCAGGAAGAGAAGGCACGCTTCCAGCACGAGCAGGCGGCGGTCGTCACCAACGTGCGCTACGACCTTGTCGGAGAACTGGCAGGGCTCACTCGGCTGACGCGGGGCACGGTGGGCCGCATCCTGAAAGGCGTTCGTCAGGACACCTTCGCCCTGTTCTCCAAGAACCCGGAAATGTTCTTACGCGGCACAGCCGAACTGATCCGGCGGGAAAAGATCGCCCTCGCCATTGAGACCCTGCGATACGAAAAGACCGGCGAGGCTTACGACGTCGCCATCTTCGACACCGATCGGCGCGACCTGCCGGTAGGTGCGGTGCTCGCGGCCGGCAAGCATGTGCTCGACCATGTCGCGGTGGATTCATCCAAGGAGCGCGCCTTCGCGCAGCGACTGGAAGCCGCCGACGAGGTGGTGGTCTATGCCAAGCTGCCCAAGGGGTTCTCAATCCCAACGCCCGGCGGTGGGTACAACCCGGACTGGGCCATCGCGGTGGAGACGGCCGAGACGCGCAGTCTCTACTTCGTCGCAGAAACGAAGGGCAGCGCGCTGAAAGAGGCGTTGCGAACCGACGAGAAGCAACGCATCGATAGCGCAGCTGCCTATTTCCGTGACGTCGCAGACCGGGTGACCTTTAGCCAGGTTGCAGACTACGACCAGCTCATGCAGCTGATCACCAACGGCTAG
- a CDS encoding site-specific DNA-methyltransferase: MPIEKLTTTSVDLTRQNIARLAEMFPECATEGPAGSASDRGEPVIDFDLLRQALSDHLVDGPQERYRLDWPGKRQALLTANSPIDKTLRPMREDSVDFDITRNLFIEGDNLDALKLLQETYLGKVKMIYIDPPYNTGRNLIYKNDYSVSRAEFLESSGDVDEEGRRLSTNLQTNGRFHSDWLSSIYAPLRLAKNLLAEDGVLVCAIDQNEVSALDLVLKEIFGEGAKEYIPVVLVHNPRGVQGKNFSFTNEFALFVVPAGRKLIHDRVIEASNVDWSHLRNWGGESERSDAKNCFYPIHVRNGEIVGFGDVCSDDYHPAQTEWEGDLALVYPIDREGTERKWRYARQSVDGIREMLRARRTAYGYEIEIGKTFGLQKALWDDKRYDSNEYGTKLVNTLIEGAGFTYPKSLWTIRDSIDAVCRSDKDAIIVDFYAGSGTTAHACIDLNAADGGSRRTILVQAPVEIDAEDRSGDVRFDTISQLSRERIRRAGAKILADNPDLKGKLDAGFRAFRIDSSNFQDTRVAPDQAAQAMLDGLISHIKDDRTDEDLLFGALLRWGVDITLPVRRDELLGRTIWIVDPPAEGVEGAALIACFARPANGQGGIDTELADALAAMKPLRVMFRDDGFVSDAAKENVASRFKQRAPDTAVRVL, encoded by the coding sequence ATGCCGATCGAAAAACTCACTACAACTTCGGTGGACCTGACGCGGCAGAACATCGCTCGACTGGCCGAAATGTTCCCGGAATGCGCGACTGAAGGACCGGCCGGGTCTGCGTCTGATCGCGGTGAGCCCGTCATTGATTTTGACTTGCTGCGCCAAGCCCTGTCCGATCATTTGGTTGACGGCCCTCAGGAGCGCTACCGGTTAGACTGGCCCGGAAAGCGCCAGGCGCTGCTGACCGCCAACTCGCCGATCGATAAGACGCTGCGTCCTATGCGCGAAGACAGCGTCGACTTCGACATCACCCGCAACCTGTTCATTGAGGGCGACAACTTGGACGCCCTGAAGCTGTTGCAGGAGACCTATCTGGGCAAGGTTAAGATGATATACATCGACCCGCCCTACAACACGGGCAGAAATCTAATATACAAGAACGACTATTCGGTCAGCCGCGCCGAGTTTCTCGAATCATCGGGCGACGTTGATGAAGAAGGGCGCCGGCTCTCAACGAACCTACAGACGAATGGACGATTCCATTCCGATTGGCTGTCATCCATCTATGCCCCTCTCCGTCTGGCAAAAAATTTGTTGGCAGAAGACGGTGTCTTGGTATGCGCAATCGACCAGAACGAGGTTTCAGCTCTTGACTTAGTTCTGAAGGAAATATTCGGGGAGGGTGCTAAGGAATATATACCTGTCGTACTCGTTCACAATCCGCGAGGCGTGCAGGGGAAAAACTTCTCTTTCACCAACGAATTCGCCCTTTTCGTCGTACCCGCGGGCAGAAAGCTTATTCATGATCGCGTAATCGAAGCCTCGAACGTCGATTGGAGTCATCTCAGAAACTGGGGCGGGGAATCCGAGCGGTCTGATGCAAAGAACTGCTTCTACCCAATCCATGTCAGGAACGGCGAGATCGTTGGGTTCGGTGATGTGTGTTCTGATGACTACCACCCTGCTCAAACAGAGTGGGAGGGCGATCTCGCCCTGGTCTATCCGATCGATCGCGAAGGAACGGAACGGAAGTGGCGCTATGCCCGCCAATCTGTGGATGGCATTCGCGAGATGCTGCGCGCGCGACGCACGGCGTACGGCTACGAGATCGAAATCGGAAAAACGTTCGGTCTTCAGAAGGCCCTCTGGGACGATAAAAGATATGACTCGAATGAGTACGGGACCAAGCTCGTAAACACGCTCATCGAGGGGGCGGGCTTCACCTATCCGAAGAGTCTGTGGACCATCCGCGACAGCATAGACGCCGTCTGCCGGTCCGATAAGGACGCGATCATTGTCGACTTCTACGCGGGCTCCGGAACCACGGCGCACGCCTGTATCGACCTGAACGCTGCGGACGGCGGGTCAAGACGGACCATTCTGGTTCAGGCACCGGTAGAGATTGATGCTGAGGACAGGTCGGGCGATGTACGGTTCGATACGATATCCCAGCTATCGCGGGAGCGTATCCGTCGCGCCGGAGCCAAAATCCTCGCCGACAACCCCGACCTCAAGGGCAAACTCGACGCGGGCTTCCGCGCCTTCCGCATCGACAGTAGCAATTTCCAAGACACCCGCGTCGCGCCGGATCAGGCGGCCCAAGCGATGCTCGACGGCCTGATCAGCCACATCAAGGACGATCGGACCGACGAGGATCTGCTTTTCGGCGCACTGCTGCGCTGGGGGGTGGACATCACCCTACCGGTGCGCCGCGACGAACTGCTGGGCCGGACGATATGGATAGTCGACCCGCCGGCCGAAGGCGTCGAGGGCGCGGCCCTCATCGCTTGCTTCGCGCGGCCTGCGAACGGGCAGGGCGGCATCGACACCGAGCTGGCCGACGCTCTTGCGGCGATGAAGCCATTGCGCGTCATGTTCCGCGACGACGGTTTCGTCTCGGACGCGGCCAAGGAAAACGTCGCCAGCCGCTTTAAGCAGCGCGCGCCCGACACCGCCGTGCGGGTGCTGTAG
- a CDS encoding DUF4391 domain-containing protein encodes MNALYAWPEAARVDRRIPRDQLFRRAGGGKTIRALYEAQVDRIDWAWKLFERSVNLPAGGGVSEIQVIQVMLRADGLDERVLTHIDRALPRQTWFELVRNTLDGAEVQAVAAFKRTSAADQSRVVTHEHWHGGWAPIETSRSPLPPAVTLDGLYAGLLRSLWPHPARDHEGLRAHAERLSEVAAQAKAVERLRSAVRREADFARQIEKNRELRAAQDRLKMLII; translated from the coding sequence TCAGCTTTTTCGCCGCGCGGGCGGGGGAAAGACCATCCGCGCCCTTTATGAAGCGCAAGTCGACCGCATCGACTGGGCCTGGAAGCTGTTCGAGCGGAGCGTAAATCTGCCGGCGGGGGGAGGCGTCTCGGAGATTCAGGTGATCCAGGTGATGCTGAGGGCCGACGGTCTCGATGAGCGGGTGCTGACGCATATCGATAGGGCCCTGCCGCGACAGACTTGGTTCGAACTGGTTCGTAACACCCTGGACGGCGCCGAGGTGCAGGCCGTCGCCGCTTTCAAGCGGACCAGCGCGGCAGATCAGAGCCGCGTTGTGACGCATGAGCATTGGCATGGCGGGTGGGCTCCAATCGAAACGTCGCGGTCTCCGCTGCCTCCTGCGGTGACGTTAGACGGCCTGTATGCTGGGCTCTTGCGCAGCCTGTGGCCCCACCCGGCGCGCGATCATGAGGGTCTCAGGGCGCATGCTGAACGCTTGTCCGAAGTCGCGGCGCAGGCCAAAGCCGTGGAACGGTTGCGGTCGGCGGTGAGACGCGAAGCGGACTTCGCGCGCCAGATCGAGAAAAACCGGGAGCTGCGGGCGGCGCAAGATCGACTGAAGATGCTGATCATCTAG